atgccttgcctgcaacagtagtggaccagccaacactaagggcattcaaatggtcattggatagacatatggacgataagggactattgtagatgggctttatagtggtttcacaggtcggcgcagcatcgagggccaaagggcctgtactgcgctgtaatattctatgttctatgttcaaattccTGCACTATGGAAGGTGTCCATTGAGTCGGCACCAgtactctgaaagaacaccctctctaggcccagctccccatccccgctTAACCTATACAtccttggattgtgagaggaaatgagagcacctggaagaaacccatgcagacccgtggagaaagtgcaaactccacaagtcacCAAagtgctggaatcaaacccaggtcgcaGGGACTGCGCGGCAGCAGTGATACCATGCTCACCACTGCCCACCATGCTACCTGAGTTCCTAATATTACTGATTTCCGCTGCAATCGCCAAATCATAGCGAAATAATTAACAATTCCCTTCTTGGTTGGTAGCTACCATGGCGGGGACATTACCCGACACCCCCCGGGGTTGTGAATGTCCTCTAGCCAGAGCATAGGAGTGCAGTGCGCAGGCTCAGGTCCGCCTTGTcttggagcatgcgcagtgataGCGATGGGAAACCTATTGTTTATCGGATCTCCAAACCGGTGAGGTTGCGGAAACGCGGAGGTGGCGATGGAGCCGGCGGGTGGATAGGGAGGGTTTCTaaacacctggtgaaggcatcaagCCCCGAATCCGAAGCTGCGGGTCCCACAtttgcagctccggctcttttccccGGAGACAGACCGAGACGAATGGCCGCCATCTTATTTCATGGGCGAGAGTGCGCAAGCGTTCGTGTTTTGGCGAAAACGAAACATGGTGGGCGGGACTTCAGAGCCTCTATTTCCAACCAGGTCCTAGTGTCCGGGCAGTGCATTATGCTGCAGGTGGTGCTTGGGTGGCTGCAGTCCCGATAGTTAGTTACCTGCAAAGCTACTTCTCAAGTTTTAGTTACACTTCAGCCCCCTGCTCCTAATCTTTGGCTGCCCGGGGTGGAGGGACTGGGCAAGTCAGAGGACCTTCTCCTGGACTTGCTCTTGGGCCTGGTTAAAACAGCAGTTTATAGAATTTGGATGATCAGGTCCCATTTGGTGGTGGGGATGACACTGGttaaatataagaaataggagcaggaggcagccACTACGGCACTACCACTATACCAGCACCAcatagtggaattgtcactggactactaaaccagaaatccagggtaatgcttcgggtaaaacccaggttcaaatcctgccactacagatgttgaaatttgaattcaataagcatCTGGAATTaacaatctaatgatgaccatgaaaccattgtcgattgtcgataAAAACTCAACTGATTCACTAATGAccttgagagaaggaaatctgccgtccttactcggtctggcctccatgtgactccagacccacagcaatgtaattgactcttaactgtctcctccagggcaattagggatgggcaataagtatgaatgaataaaataaaaatcagtccattgagcctgctccaccattgaataaggTCAAGTTACTGCTGCCCCCATAAGACGCTGCCAGCCTCTCTTCCATGGACCTGCCTGTGTCTGGGTGGCTCTGGGGACGTAGCATGTGGTGTCCACCAGTACAATTGACACCTTCCACAATCGGTGGGTGGGTTCCTCAGATTACAGAGTGTCTCACAGACattggtaataacattctggtttaGTCAGGAAGATTCGCTTGCTCTTGTTGGGACTTTGTTTCTGATTATGGTTTATTTTACTATGATTGAACAACACGTTTGGGAAAACAAGAAAAGAATGAATGTTGCattgaaactagaattgtctgttgtaggtttctatcctgcactgacagcaatgacttttgtaaactctgaTTATAGGATATTAGGAGATGACCTGTGGataggaaactcaaaccaagcatcacattaaGATCTGATCATCACTTGATTCACTAGGAGCTGAATATCATCAAGCTTTGAATGTCAATGGAGAAATATTTATCTGTTTTGTCAGCAAGAaatgatttcaaacatcagtgagaCTGGGAAAGCACCgagacagacacacacccgagtgagagtttcCAGTTGAACTTTAAGCAGTtccacagcctgaataaacatcacaccattcacagcgggaagAAAATTGTACACatattctgtgtgtggacgaggcttcaactgaccatccaacctggagagacacaagctaATTCGCACTAcaaagaaaccgtggaaatgtggggactgtgggaagggattcctttgcccatcccagctggaagctcatcgacgcagtcacactggggagaggccattcacctgctccgtatgtgggaatggattcactctaATGTCCAGCCTTCAGTTACACCTGCGAGTTcatactgatgagagaccttttaaatgttctgattgTGAAAAATGCTTTAAAATCTCACCGGATCTGATTAAACACCAGTTTGTTCACACAGATGAGAGACCATTCGgttgttctcagtgtgagaagagattcagacAGTCGCCTCACCTTAttcaacaccagcgaattcacagcggggagaggccgtatacctgctctgtgtgtgggaagggattcatttcatCATCCAACCTGGTgagacaccaacgggttcacacaagGGAGAAgatattcacctgctctgtgtgtgggaagggctttactcagtcttccaacctgctgagacaccagcaagttcacactggggagaggccgttcacctgctctgtgtgtgagaagagaTTTGCTCGATCATCTCatttgctgacacaccagcgagttcactagtGACTGTGGAGtttagattctgctgttaatcacatcctttGTTTGTTTCTGTTGCTGTTAGTAACTCCTGTAACTAAATCGGTGATGATGAAATCAGACAGTGCCATTGTTGGCAGGCAAGGGTTAGGAGCAGGATCAGGCCAGACAACCTGTCTCACCTCCTCCgttattcaatacaatcatggctgaatgAGCCTCAATTCCTCACTCCTGCCTGTTCACCAGAACCCTTGATTCTCTGAGAGACCAAAATTCAGTCTATTTCAGTCTTAAATGTGTTTGATAATGGAAACAGAAAATTTTAATTTATAGGAccaaaggaggccagttggcccatcataTCTGTACCAGCCCAACCCCACTTTCTAGCTCTTAGTCTATAACCTTGTAGGTTGCAACACGTCAAATACCTCACTGTAATGATTTGTTCGACAGGCACTCTCCACCGCCTTACTGCTAAATAATCAGTAAGAAACGGAATTGTGAATCACAATGGCGGGGTTTTTACCCAGCATTCCCCACATGGTGAATGTCCCCTATCTGCAGCACAGGAGACGAGTGTACAGGTGCAGTGTCACCCAGTGTTTGGAGCATGTGCTGTGTTGGTCATGACTATGGACAGGTGTTTATTTGTCACATCTGCAGCTGGCCGAAGGAGTGATGGAGTTGGCGGCTGGATggggaggatttggaaacactttgtggatccaCAAACCCAtcagaatcattgtcagctccctggtttgcctgtggggcttctccctccctcccgggaacaggcccaggttaacgggcaccatcctgcttcagacactggaggatggttcacatcagaggatgggggaggggacaataaataagagcttactctttgcactcaaatcaatgaggactctgatctctgggaaaCTATTAACAAATGTCTCACTGTGAAACATCAGCTCAGGGTTACGTTgggcaggaagagaaccagaaaccaaaatgagagagagagagagagagaaaggttaaTGTCTGAATTGTGATGACGATACAAATATAACAAGTAATTAGAATTCATCACATCGTTATAGATAGCCATtaaataaaaatataaaataataaaataataaaagtaTTGCACATTATGATCATTTCATCAGGCAAATAATTACAATAGGTTACAAAAAGCAGGACTCCTCAACCAACAGAATAGAAATGAAAGATTCTCTGCAATCTGCGTTTTATATTAAATCCACAGATCATATGTTGTCAGCTTGAGTTCATTAAATTCTCAATCATTTACATACTGTCTGTGAGTTTTATAAAGTAGGTCATTGGGCTGTCTTGTAGTCTATTTGTTCTATATCGTACTTGTGGAGCAGAGTCCTTTGTCCTGAAATCcaaataacatttatttttgtGTGGTTGTGACAAGAGATAGTGGCAGTGGGGACGAAGGTTCAAGAGTTTTCCAGTGAAATCCAAACACAGTTTTCCAACTTGCTGGGAACACATATTGAGACGATTGATTGTATAATATTTTATCAGGATTCATGGATGAAATGAATTATCAAACGTGTTTCTATCTCTATTTGTAAAAAGGATACAGAAAGCAATATCCCACACTtcatttggatttcagcccagtggggagggagagtgtgtgggacggggactgTAGCTGTCGTGTtggagggtgctccggtttccttccacagtccaaagatgtgcaggttaggtgatttggccatgataagttgcccttagtgtccaaaattgcccttagtgttgggtggggttactgggttatggggatagggtggaggtgtggaccttgggtagggtgctctttccaagagccggtgcagccttgatgggccgaaaggcctccttctgcactgtaaattctatgataatctcaggAGAAACCCATTAACATTTAGTTCTTATGGTTTTGGTTGCAGAATGAGAAGTGTAATCTGATCATTTAGATTTTATTGTAAAACGAAGTGAGGGGAAAAGGAAGCAATATTATAAATGTCTCTGATATTGAGTGACGTCCATCTTTGTGCGGGGCACAGCAGTTCCATTAGGCCAGAGGGTGAATGGAATCGGAGCGAGGTGCCCCTAACACAGATGGTGGCGGGATAATGAGCGGAGCATGCATTTCGCCGAGGACGTCCGGACAGCAGCGCATGCTCATTGCAGCGGGTGTGGTTTGTTGACGGAAGTGCGCGGATTATTCCCCAGATCAGATTTGAGGGGGGCTAAGCGCGCGCACTGGACCCTCGAGCTCAAACTCAGCGGCGGCAGCAGGTGCAGAGGCTGCGCTTGAGCCTGGGGCTGAAGTAGGAGGTGCAGGACGGGCCAGCCTGCCTCTCCCGTGGGGAGGGCACCGCTCACTGACCCGGGGATGTGAACACCAACCCAAAATTTTCCATCCCACGGTTTTCCAGGGCCCTTTCACTCCGCACTTGGCCCCCCTCAGCAGAAAGTAGCCTCTCAAATCTTCGAGAAaccactcagaatgtccaaatttcgggacttgtgggactcaatgactcccccctcggactgatgtgttccctgtaagaacactgttcacaacgccctatgctgctcttgctcatgtatttgctttgtgtggccccttgttccgcactgtaaccaatcactgtttgtcgatgtaccatttgtcaatgtactctgttgattattctttttttatcTACTGTGttcgttccctcagccgcagaaaaatacttttcactgtacttccgtatatgtgacaataaatcaaatcaaataacttGAAACAGAGAGactcaacgtgcagactccgcacagacagtgacccaagagcaggttgttgctgagcaagtgccacttgatagcactgttgatgatccctccatcactttactgatgattgagagaagactgatggggcagtaaaggGCTGGGTTTGTCCAGCTCTTTGTGCATCGGGTAATTTTCCACACTTATTGGTAATCAGTAATTTACAAAGATTCACGGTAGCTTCCCTGCGTTTGTACTGTGTCCACATTAATAAACAGGGGAACCCCATTAGCTTATTTTTAAACAGCTTAATCAACCAAATGTGTACatttaccaccccccacccagacaAGATTTTTGATGCTACACTGTTTAAAATTGCACCATTTAGTTTATACTGTCTCTCCTCCTTCCAAAATTCATCATTGACTGTGAatcactttgggatgttctgagggtgTGAAATTAACACAATAACTTTCTTTCTCTTTTATAGCTGATTTAAATCTGCAGCGTTTGAACAAAAGATTAAATTGGGATTGATATCCAAAGTTAATTATTTTACTGCAGGAACAGCTTCAGCTGGGAGTCAGTGAATGAAGAGGAAAGGTCCTAGACTGTTGTTCTTCAAGGTTCACTGCAGGCCCGACAGCTCAATCAGCTCCACTCTCAGCTCAGGAGAGCTCAGCAactccacacactgtccacaggGGAGTTCTTCTGGTCCAGAGAGACCAACATTCATGTTTTAATTGACACCACCAAAACATCTGTGTTCCGATCTCAGTTGATGTtggaactggacgggaagatcccagaatggaaccctcgcTCAAaaaaccgtgggcgggattctccactcccgcgccgaagtgcccacgccgtcgtgagattcacgatggcgcgaaacagcctctatcccgaccgattcagggcccgataatgggctaggagcggggccgcgtcatctacaggcGCAGGCCctgtcgccgcgtaaaggtggtGCTGCATACATGTCGTGGCCGGtggcgcataactggcgtcacccatgcATGCGTGGGGTGGCCGGCACCAACCCACACATGCGTGGTTgcagtcctccccgagtccgccccgcaagaagatggcggacggatcttgcggggctgcggaaggaaggaggtcctccttcagagaggacggcccaacgatcggtgggcaccaatcgctggCCACcctacatttgaggtacccccccggtgcaggatcccccccccccccgcaggccgcccccccagcattaccACGCCGTTCCCGAAGGCAGCGACggtgccgggggaacccgccgttttggtctggccgctcggcccacccgggcctgagaatagcgggggtgccagagaatcgccattttgggggtctcCGGCGATTCCccagcctgcggcccgcagaactcgacggggccgttcctgccgcttgggagaatcgcaggagggcgtcggaccggcgtcgggggaaattttggcggcctaggcgattctcccaaccggcgcgggagtggagaatctcgccccgtaacttttacttttaaaaaaaatcaacatgGAAGAgttacaggaccgctaattagttaaaAAAGACATTTATTAAACTTGAAAacatggattataatacaatactcctttatccTCCTCCCTTTCCTTCACAAATATATGCAGGTTTTAAAATTAACAAGGGTGACAAAATACATTTGAAGCCACAATGGTCTCATCGACACACCAAAGTCTCTTTGACACACACAAGATGCCTATGGTCAAATACACACCCCACCCAGAAATCCCAAGTGAATGtcagtggatgtctcctcagaatcttcccagatgattgtcatggaTCCCAAAACACTCTTTTAAAATATTCAGTCATTATTATTCTTTGTTAGcgatttgcattctgaaatccactcCATATTATCCATCGGACTCTTTTGAACAGGGCCTCCGCTCCACTAAATCAGTGACTCAATTCCAGGCTTTACACCAAACCCTTTTCGGATTTATTTGTCTTGTCTGCTTTTACACACATAGAACTTCGACATCCAGTCACTAAttgctccacaattatttcaattaaTGTCTCACAAACTGGTCAGATATCACAACCCTTAGAACCACTGAACGTGTTTTTCTGACATTGCAGTAGCCAGCTCCTTTACAGTTCTGTGACTTCTGTTCTGCTCCCAGTTCCTTTTTCTtcctgtagaagggactttagttggcagaTTAGCTGCCTTAATTCTCTGTATTCATTTGAACCAGcttcttgactatatttcatggaaataggcacatggcaaagcatgatggatcttTAGGCTTATATTTTAGTCAAgaggttctgtatgaaacagtcagaaggtcatacaatgtaaataaGCATACAGCTGTATACTGTTTTGCTGACAGtaaacaattattatttttcttaggcgaggaactcaaggcctgctCGTTTTTTCTGTCTTTCTGCTTATCTAAAGAATGCATTTGGTACGagatattgcttactgtaacaTATAAATTGTTTGCCTTACCTCTGTAGAggggggacatttggaatgactttggtctatctaatccccccacgaactttgtgttaaataaaggacctttcgcgAAAACTCAAAGTGCTGACTATTATTTTTTTCTACAGTTCTGATAACTTCAGGCTCCCTGGAAATACGTTTTCATTTCTCTGGTTTCCTTAAGTAACTGTCCTTGAGATTTCTGGCACTGGCTTTCTGAACCATTACTCCTTGTGTGACTTTCAGACAATGAATGACAGAAAagctgagagatgttccctctctatctTCCTATCAAACTGTTGTTGCTTTGAACTAACACTAACAAAGGAAAACGTTTTTTCCTTACCAGGGCCTCTAGTTGCTAAGCAACTGTATTTATTCTTCACCCCGGAGCTCTCTTTCACAATAGAAATAtaattggaacttaaccaaccaccACGCACTCAAACACCTTTTTCCAGCACGAGTTTAACTATAGGTccgttccaggcacagaaacatgaaaTTCAACCCACCTAAACTTACACCTTATTTCTactatttaccaatacaaatatatatCTCATAAAATTACCTTTTGTTTCCGAACAACTGGATTAATGGGTCACTGATCTGATTGCTGTTTGCGGAATCGTACTGTGCGCAGTAACAACTGGTATTTATACAACACGATTACTGTAATAAAACATCCCCAGGTGATTCAGAGAGGTTTCATAAAGAAAATattgacactgagtcacatggaGATATATTTGAACAGATGGTTAAAAGTTTAATTGGAGAGGCTGATTTTAACAACAATCTTTAATCAGGAGAGAAAAGTGGagtggtggagaggtttggagagggaatTTCACAGTTTCCGGCCTTGGCCCTGACACTGATAGTGGAGTAATTAAAATGGGGAATGCTAATTAGGCCAGAGTGAGCAGAGTgctgatatctcagagggttgtgaaactGGAAATTatagggagggatgaggccatgaagggatttgcaaacaaggatgaggatgtgaattttaaaatcaaggctgtGTTGGTTAAGGAGCCAGTGTGGTtaatgagcacaggggtgatggtgaacaggacttggtgtgagaaagCTCACagtcagcagagttttggatgatctcataTTTCCCTGTGGGGGCGGGGTGAATGTGagaggttggtttagcacagtgggctaaacagatggcttgtaatgcagaacatggccagcagcgcgagttcaattcccgtaccggcctcctcgaacaggcgctggaatatggcgactagtggcttttcacagtaatttcattgaagcctatttgtgacaataatcaatTATTAGAGGCTGGTAAGAAATGTATTGGAATcatcaagtctaaaggtaacaggggcatggatgagggtttcaacagcagatgagctgGGATGGGTGGGAGACCGGCgacattatggagattgaaatatctggtatcagtgatggtgtggatatgaggtcagaaactcatcttggggtcagatctgacacggagattgtgcagagtgcggttcagcctcaggcagttcccagggagagggatggactcgggagttagggaacggaatttgtggtggtgactgaagacaatggctttgatcttcccaatatttaattggaggaacttTCTGCTCATTGagtactggatgtgggataagcagtttgataattgagtcacagtggaggaatggagagggatggtggtgaggtagagctgggtgttgtcagtatccatgtgaaaactaacgcggtgcttttggatgatgtcacctcatGGCAGCTTgaagatgagaaataggagcagccgaggatagatccttgggggacacaagAGTACAAGGACTTTGGAGAGAAAACAGAAGTTGGAGATGGGGCGGCAGGTTGTCAGGACGATGGGGTCGAGGGTTTTGTTTTTCGGTTGGATGATGAGAGTGAATTTAACGCTGGGAGGGACAGGATCAGAAGAGACAGAACCATTAACAATATCAGATAATGTGGGGAGTCAGGTGATCAGTAATTTAATGGAAAAAGGGTAAAGAAAAAATACGGCAGGTCTCATGGACAGGATGATCAATGAGAAGGTTTGACAGGAGataggagagaaactggagaaagatgtgagttcagatcTTGGACAAGGGgactttagagacagtttggttcagtgggctagtgggagggagggaagcagcagagacagctgattagattgtctcaatctcagtgacaaagaagctccatgagctcctcacatttgttgttggaggtgaggagaCAGGGGAGGGGTAGAGCCATTCAAACGGAGAACCCTTCAGATATTaaaaatacacaatacagcatgtttAACACAAAGATGGTATATTTAATTTTTGCCCAGGGTATTTGGCTCTACGACTGGTCTGAAGTGTATTAACATCAGCAGTAACAGACCTCAATGAACAGGGCTAAGTTCTCAATGAGAGTAacaacaaaatccaatcactgtagttaccagtgaactcgctggtgtctcagtaggTTGGATgacgagtaaatcccttcccacactgggaacacaaactgtctctccctggtgtgaacttgtTGATGTGTCAGAAgtttggatgactgaatgaatctcttcccacaatcagagcagatgaacagcctctcccgagtgtgaactcgctggtgtcttcgCAGAGCGGATGActgactgaatctcttcccacactcggagcaggtgtacGGTGTCTCTcctgtgtgagtgcgctggtgtacagggagatgagatcatcgcctgaacccagtctcgcagtgagagcacctgaacggtttctcatcagtgtgaacacgttgatgggagaCCAGTTCCTGCGAGGTTTTAAAACACTTCCCGCAGTCCAGACTTCGAGCTGACGGCAGCCAATGGCAGCCGGGGCGGCAGCTTTAAAGACGCAGCCAGCCCCGAGCAGCCATGGCTCTAGCAATGATTTCAGACAGGCCCATGACAGCGGTGATGAGGCAGGATGAAGTTTTCTCCATGAAGTGCCCAGTTTGGGATTTGAAGAAGCAGCTTAGTGACACCAAGGTACAGCTGGGTAAAGCAAAGACACGGGTGTCGGAGTACACAGACAAGCTGGAGGTCTCGGAGCTGCAGAGAGACAGAttcataaatgaaaatgaaaaatgaaatgaaaatcgcttattgtcacaagtaggcttcaatgaagttactgtgaaaagcccctagtcgccaccttccggcgcctgttcggggaggctggtatgggaattgaaccgtgctgctggcctgccttggtctgatttcaaagccagcgatttagccctgtgctaaacagccccgcatAAGACTGTGAGTCTGAGAGATGCAGAGCTGGATGCTGCCAGATCCCAGATAAGTGACCAACAAAGCAATCTAACTGCCATGGAGCTCCTATTGAAAGAGCGAGAAGTGGAGTTGAAAGAGTGTCTATATGAAAGTGCAGCCAAGCAGAGAAGGTTGGACGTACTGAAAGCTGACAATATTGAAGAATTAAAGACTGAGTTCCAAGGCTTCCTCTCCGCTATAATGGATGATTCTGAGAGCAACTACATGGATTTTTCACAAAAGGCTGCGATCATAGAAGAGCAGCAATCCACAATTGAAGAACAGCGTGAAATGATAATGAGGATAGTTTTTAAAAATGCGTTGTACAGAACTGGAGCGGCGCCGGTTACACAACACCGTGGAAGAACTGAAGGTTCAGAACTTGATTGCACTGGCAAAAAACAATCGGTCCGTAGCAAAAACGGCAGCGAATGACCATTCCCCACAGTGTCTTCCAACTCAAAACTGAAGGGACCAACTCTGGCCATGATCTCCAGTGTACATCCACCTTAAGTCTGGTGGACGTGGCGGGCAGTGAACGCCTGGACAAATCTCAGTGCAAGGGTGATTGTTTGAGGGAGGCGCGGGAAATCAACCAGCCTTTACTATCTTGGGCATGTCATCATGCCACTGACGAACAAGATGAAGAACTGTGTGATTGAGACGGCACAGCTGAACCGCAAATAGTTGTCCACAGCTGTACGGTCTTGTTAACCAAAATCGATTTTCAGCTCCAGTCCATCATTTGGGATCCTGTGGTGTACATTCTTGTTCTTTGATCCTTTGTATCTGTAAACGGTAAATTATTTTCATGTTCATATTATTCAGCTCATACCTACACTGTACAGTGCTGTGTACGTCTGAATGGCCCTCGCTTTATGGCATGAAATGCCATTGGTGAAAATAATCAGCGCAAGAGCAAAATATTATGAATTATTGTGTAAACACTGTATAGAAGAAATACTTTTTAAGATGCCAATAAAGTTGTGTTGTCCaatcagtttttttaaaaaaaggtctctcGTCAGTATGAACTCTTTGGTGTATCAGGTGCGATGAATgaattaatcccttcccacactcaaagtagatgaatggtctctgtttagaGAGAACTTGCAGGGTGGATTGGTGAGAGAATCTCTTCTCACAATCAGAGCAGGAAAATAGCTTCTCCCTGGTGTgtattcgctggtgtgtcagcagggtggatgactgagtgaatcccatgccacacacaga
This portion of the Scyliorhinus torazame isolate Kashiwa2021f chromosome 5, sScyTor2.1, whole genome shotgun sequence genome encodes:
- the LOC140421350 gene encoding uncharacterized protein: PSNLERHKLIRTTKKPWKCGDCGKGFLCPSQLEAHRRSHTGERPFTCSVCGNGFTLMSSLQLHLRVHTDERPFKCSDCEKCFKISPDLIKHQFVHTDERPFGCSQCEKRFRQSPHLIQHQRIHSGERPYTCSVCGKGFISSSNLVRHQRVHTREKIFTCSVCGKGFTQSSNLLRHQQVHTGERPFTCSVCEKRFARSSHLLTHQRVH